A region from the Salidesulfovibrio onnuriiensis genome encodes:
- a CDS encoding methyltransferase domain-containing protein: MSFSSCLTKERISRSFDRAHASYVRYASVQAEAARACADLIPPGRYGSILEIGAGGGVLTHPAARRFGHDRYVAVDIAPRMLESIDVSQLDNPELVVADGEHLDFEPGAFDLLLSSSTMQWYAHPGESIPANLGLLRPGGRFSLSIFVRGSLCELAEACAATGFGSMLSMRPAGYYVSLLEGMDGLRFQWEVREHVSVHGSVREFLKAHQATGATATQRKKPARPKAYREFIRFYETRFSVPGGVRATSQVLHLWGQRL; this comes from the coding sequence ATGAGCTTTTCGTCCTGCTTGACTAAGGAACGCATCAGCCGGAGTTTCGACCGCGCCCACGCCAGCTATGTGCGGTATGCCTCGGTGCAGGCCGAGGCGGCGCGGGCCTGTGCGGATCTGATTCCCCCCGGCCGGTACGGCTCGATCCTGGAGATCGGCGCGGGCGGCGGCGTGCTCACCCACCCGGCGGCCCGGCGGTTCGGCCATGACCGCTACGTGGCCGTGGACATAGCCCCGCGCATGCTGGAATCCATTGATGTCTCCCAGCTGGACAATCCCGAGCTGGTGGTGGCGGACGGCGAACACCTCGATTTCGAGCCGGGCGCCTTCGACCTGCTGCTTAGTTCCTCCACCATGCAGTGGTACGCACACCCCGGCGAATCCATCCCGGCCAACCTGGGACTGTTGCGGCCGGGAGGCCGGTTTTCCCTGTCCATCTTCGTGCGGGGCTCCCTGTGCGAGCTGGCCGAAGCCTGCGCGGCCACGGGATTCGGCTCCATGCTGTCCATGCGCCCGGCCGGATACTACGTGAGCCTGTTGGAGGGTATGGACGGACTGCGTTTCCAATGGGAGGTGCGGGAGCACGTCAGCGTGCACGGCTCGGTGCGCGAGTTCCTTAAGGCGCACCAGGCCACCGGGGCCACGGCCACGCAACGGAAAAAACCGGCGCGCCCCAAGGCGTACCGGGAATTTATCCGTTTCTACGAAACCCGCTTCAGCGTGCCCGGCGGCGTGCGGGCCACGTCGCAGGTGCTGCATCTCTGGGGGCAACGGCTTTAG
- a CDS encoding alpha/beta fold hydrolase — translation MSLTFVSGWAGYPELYPGLAKRAEFLLPFVGMDERTIVRQLQRGGDTLMAWSTGAHMVLKYWRAIEPHFGRIVLAAPFLDFTSFTPERVVRLMLRQFGKDPGAVLHQFLKNCGCPRTVACDPAHAEPLAQGLRYLLESRAHPAHSGGHKVVLVHGQHDRIVAPEASEDILQHLHGARFLALPCGHWIPENELFVLLD, via the coding sequence ATGAGTCTGACCTTTGTTTCCGGGTGGGCGGGGTATCCCGAGCTTTACCCGGGCCTGGCAAAGCGGGCCGAGTTTCTGCTGCCCTTCGTGGGCATGGACGAGCGTACCATCGTGCGGCAGTTGCAGCGGGGCGGGGACACGCTCATGGCCTGGTCCACGGGCGCGCACATGGTGCTCAAGTACTGGCGGGCCATCGAGCCCCATTTCGGGCGCATTGTCCTGGCGGCCCCGTTTCTCGATTTTACCTCCTTTACCCCGGAGCGGGTGGTCCGGCTCATGCTACGCCAGTTCGGCAAGGACCCCGGGGCCGTGCTGCACCAGTTTCTGAAGAACTGCGGCTGCCCGCGCACGGTCGCCTGCGATCCCGCCCATGCGGAGCCCCTGGCCCAAGGATTGCGCTATCTCCTGGAGTCCCGCGCCCATCCCGCGCACAGCGGCGGGCACAAGGTGGTCCTGGTTCACGGCCAGCATGACCGCATTGTTGCCCCCGAGGCCTCGGAGGACATTCTGCAACACCTGCACGGCGCGCGGTTCCTGGCCCTGCCGTGCGGTCACTGGATACCCGAAAATGAGCTTTTCGTCCTGCTTGACTAA